Proteins encoded in a region of the Flavobacterium sp. PMTSA4 genome:
- a CDS encoding response regulator transcription factor: MLIRIAIVDDNVFLQKAIAEKLSFFEDLTLKFTAIDGKDLQQKLEKDKNLDLILMDIEMPLCNGIEATKIIKSKFPQIKIIMLTVFDNDENIFNAIKAGADGYLLKEVNPKELYQGIIETLNGGAAMNPSIALKTLKLLRNPVDFENREQEDIKLTTREVEVLEQLSKGLNYNQIAENLFLSPSTVRKHIENIYNKLQVHSKIEAIQKARDNNII; the protein is encoded by the coding sequence ATGCTGATAAGAATAGCCATAGTTGATGATAATGTTTTTTTGCAAAAAGCCATTGCAGAAAAACTTTCTTTTTTTGAAGATTTGACATTAAAATTTACTGCAATTGATGGTAAAGATTTACAGCAGAAATTAGAAAAAGACAAAAATCTCGATTTAATTTTAATGGACATAGAAATGCCATTATGTAATGGAATTGAAGCCACAAAGATTATCAAGTCAAAATTTCCTCAGATTAAAATCATCATGCTTACCGTTTTTGATAATGATGAAAACATTTTTAATGCAATAAAAGCAGGCGCTGATGGTTATTTACTAAAAGAAGTAAACCCAAAAGAATTATATCAGGGAATTATTGAAACTTTGAATGGTGGTGCAGCAATGAATCCTTCAATAGCATTAAAAACTTTGAAACTTCTCAGAAATCCTGTTGATTTTGAAAATAGAGAACAAGAAGATATTAAGCTTACAACTCGAGAAGTAGAAGTTCTGGAACAATTGAGCAAAGGACTAAACTATAATCAAATTGCTGAAAATCTTTTTCTTTCTCCTTCTACAGTTAGAAAACATATTGAGAATATTTATAATAAACTTCAGGTGCATTCTAAGATTGAAGCCATTCAAAAAGCTAGAGATAATAATATTATTT